GGCTCACCTGAAACTGGACGACCTCCTCCAAGATATCGCGCTCGCGGAACGCCTCCGTCGCCTTCCCGGCGACCTCGAGTCGCGAGACGTTCATCACGATGCGGTCGACCTCGGTCTCAACGGCGTGGTCGAGGACAGCCTCGAAGTTGCGGCTCCCGCCAAGGAAGAGCACGTCGGCGTCGTCGGGCAGCCCCTCGGGGGCTTCCGCGTTGCGCAACTCGACGTCGGCCGATACCGATTCCTCGTTCGCAGCGAGGTTCCGCTCGGTCGTCTCGAGCCGTTCGGCCTTCCGCTCGAGGGCGGTCACTCGCCCGGCCCGCTGTGCGGCTTCGATGGTGACGGCCCCCGTACAGGAGCCGACCTCCGCGAAGTGGTCGTCCGCCTCGAGCGCGAGCTTCGAGGCGACGACGGCGCGGACCTCGGACTTCGTCGGCCCGGCCTTCGCGTCGTGTGGAAGCGCGATGGGTGGCATCACCCGTGGCAACAGCAGCCTCCCCTAAAACAATTTTGTTTGGTGTAGAGCAAGTTCGGTTGCTCAGTTGCGGTTGGAGTAGTTCAAGAAAACTTGTTCTTCGAAGCGGAAGAACCGACTCGAGCGCGTCGAACACGGGCGAAAAAGCGTCGTCTTGAGGCAACCCGTTCACTCCGTCTCGACCGAGACGTCGAACTTTCCGCGCCACCGGTAGCGCCGCCCGCCCCAGACGAACGTCCGTCGGACGAGGCCGTACGCGAGCAGAGGAATCGCCGCCAACGCGACCGGATACGCCGCGAGGAACGTCCACCGGCGAACGCCGAAGGCGGCGTAGACGCCGGCCATCGCGACCGTCAGTAGCATCAGCGCGGGGAGCGGAAACAGCACGCACCCGGCGGTGAGTGCCGATCCCAGGACGAACTGGCCGGCGGTTGCAACCGGATCGTGATACCGGACGATCTTCGTGAACCGAACCTGATTCTCGAGCGTTTCGCGGACCGAACCCCCGATTTCGACGCGACGCGTCCGCTCGACGCTCGTGATATCGGCGTACTCCATGAGGAGGCCGTCGTCGCTCACCGTCCGCCGGAGGTCCGTGAGGAACGCCTCCTCGTCGATATCGTCGCGTTCGAAGACGAGCGACCCGCCCCAGGGAACGTCCCCGAGGGAGACGGCGAGCGTTCCGCTGATCACGTGCGTCGGCTCGAGGAGTTTGGCGAGCGGATCCTGGCCGACGAAGACCGGGACTTCCGTGGTCGGTCCGTACCGCTCGTAGTCGCTTCGTAATCCATCGAGCCAGTCGGGAGGGTGGTGATAGTCGTCGTCGGACCAGACGAGGCGATCGCACTCGGCCGCGTCCATCCCGACTGCGATCGCGTTCGCCTTCCCGGAGCAGCCCTCGGGTTCGCCCGCGACCACCAGTCTGACCGCCTCCGGACGGTCGTCGATTCGCTCGGCGACCGACTCGGTCGCCGCGTCGCAGACCACGAGGAGTTCGTCCCCCGAGCGCAGTTGCGCGGCGATCTCCTCGCAGGCGTCGTTCCACCCCGTCGTAGGTAGAATGACGCTGACCGGCGTCGGATCTGCCATATCCTCGCTATCGACCCACCTGGTGATGAAATGATAGGTTATCGGAGGCGAAATCGACGTTCGACTCCATCTATCGAGCGGCGATCGAACTGACGATTGATCGGAACGGATCGCCGCGGTCAGCGACTGCTCTCCTCGAGGAACCGATCGAACGCCCCGCTCTCGGCGTGGACGTGGACGTAGGTCCCCAGCGACTCGTACTCGGTGAGGCCGTCGTGGTCGCCGTCGATCCCGTCACCGCGGACGGTCTCGAAGGCGAAGCGGGCGTCGGCGTCGACGTCGGCGCTCGAGTAGTGGAACTCGTGGCCCCGAATCGTCTCGCCACGAGCGGCGGTCAGCGTCCCCTCGAGGGCCTCGAGTTCGACGTGATCGAGCGCCTGATAGCGGTCGTGCATGGTGACGTCCGCGGGGAGGATGCCGGCCATCTCGCGGCGGTCGCCATCGGTCGTCGTCAGCGACCGACTCATGGCCATCAGACCGCCGCACTCGCCGAGGACGGGCAGCCCCTCGCTCGCGAGTCGACCGAGTTCGTCGAGCGTGTCGCTCGACTCGAGTTCCGCGGCGTGGAGTTCCGGATAGCCGCCGGGGAGGTAGACGCCGTCGCAGTCGGGGACGGGATCGCCCGCGACGGGCGAGAACGCGACCAGGTCGGCGCGCTCGCGGAACCGCTCGATCGTCGCCGGATACCGGAAGCAGAAGGCGGCGTCGCTGGCGACGGCGATCGTGGCGTCGACTGCGGCGGCGCTGTGGACCGGCGACGGCGTCTCGGGTGCGGGCGGCTCCCTCGCGACGGCGGCCAGCCGTTCGGCTTCGAGCGACTCGGCGACCTCCCGCAGCGCGTCTTCGGGGAGGGTGGCCTCCGCACCCATCTCGAGGCCCAGGTGCCGGTCGGGAATCTCGAGATCGTCGTTCGGCGGAATCCGCCCGAAGTACTCGAGGTCGTCGGGGAGGGCGTCGCGAATGCCCTGCTCGTGACGGCCGCCGTGGGCGCGCTGGGCGACGATGCCGGCGACCTCGACGTCACGACCGATGGCGTCGGCGTACTCCTTGAACCCCAGTGCGGTCGCCGCGACGCTCTCCATGCCGGCCTTGGCGTCGACGACGAGGACGACGGGGAGGTCGAGCGCTTCGGCGACCATCGCCGTGCTCGAGCCGTCGCCGTCGTAGAGACCCATGACGCCCTCGACGACGCAGATATCGCCCTCGCCGCGCCGGTAGTTGCGCCGGAGTCCGTCTTCTCCCTCGAGCCAGCGATCGAGCGTGCGGGAGGGCCGGCCCGCGATCGCCTCGTGGTGGCTCGGATCGATGAAGTCCGGGCCCGCCTTGGCCGGCTGGACCGCGTAGCCGGTGTCCTCGAGGGCCTGCACGATCGACAGCGTCGCGACCGTCTTCCCGACGCCGGAACTGACGCCGCCGAGGACGAATCCGTTCATCATTGTGGTTGCGTTCGCACAACTGAACTTGAATCCGTCGGTGGGGAGTACGAACGGCTCGACGAGTACTGTATGAGGAACCTCGAGAAGGGTTCGAGTGAAAATGAACGTTCTGCTATCGTGGCAACAGGGGATCGCCACACCCTCCCCAGCCGATTTCTGCTCACGGGTGCGAAGCACCCGTTCGCATGGTTCGCGGAACCTTCGGTTCCGCGCTAACGCTCATTCACTTCGTTCACTCGCTCATCCCTCGCGCGAGTTCGTCGATCGGCCCTCACAGTCGTTCGGACCGATCGTCGGCGCGCGCCGCCGCAAACCGAGTTCGGGATCAAACCGTTCTGTAGCGATCTGTACAGTACACAGCGATCGATACCCGAGAAGCAGTCCGAGGCGACCGAAACCGAGTTGGGAGTGGTCCGCGTTCGAGGAACCGAGACCAATGAGCGACGCGAGAAGTGCTACCGAAACGGTGCCGGCGCTGAAGGAGCGCGCCGGCGTCGTCAACGCCCTGCTCGACGGCACGCAGACCGTGCTTGTTCGTCACCCGACGCTCGATCCAGGCACGATCGACGACGAATTCGTACTCTATCCGGCCTATAGCCATCAGGACCCCGCGCGGTACCAGTCGCGATACGAGCACTACTACCATCGCTCGAGCGCGAAACCCGACGCCGGCGTGCCGATCCGCGCCGTCGCCGACGTCCGCGAGGAATACCGCGTCTCGAGTGACGCCCTCGAGGCGCTGGCTCGCCACTACGTCTACACGCCGGACGGCCTGCGCGACAAGTACGACCCGGAAGACGACCTGCGCGTGCTGTTGCTTCGCGTGTCGGCGCTCGTGTCACCGCGACTCGCCGAAGAGCGGGGCAGCTACCGCGGCTGTCGCGCGTGGATCGACCTCGAGGATGACGTCGACGTCGATACCGAGGCCTCGCTCCCCGTGCTCGATGACGTGGCGTTCGCGGAGCGACGGGCCGCGGTTCGGGACGTCCTCGAGTGATCGCGTGAGCGGGCCGTTTGGTACCGATTCCCACCACCGACGAACTTAACCGCTCGAGTCGGCTACGACCGTCGGATCGAACTATGAGTGGGAAAAGCGGGAGTGACACCGAGATCGAGCACCACCTTCGGGAAGCGCTGCAGCACTTGAGCGAGGCCCGCGACGCCGACGACCTCCGAAAGACCAACGCTGTCGCGCTCGAAGAGGTCGAGAACACCGTTTCGACGGTCCTGCGGGAGTACGAGCAGGACGAGTGAGGCCGAACCGATCGATCGCTCCAGCGCAGGGGTGCCGTCCGCGGCCGGCCGATCGAGACGGGGACGTCCGTGACCTCGCGCGGAGTCTCACCACGGTGCCGGTTCTCGAAACAGTTATTTTGTTCGACGGGCGATTGCAGGGAACAATGTCGTTCGAAGATTGTCGGATCGGTTCGAACCGATCCGCAGGCCGGACCAGGGGTAGCCAGTCGTGACGACTCGAGACGACGAGGCCGTCAAAGAGCGCGTCCAGCAGTATTGGGACGACCGTTCGGAGTCGTACGACGGAGACAGCCACCACGCCATCCACAGCGACGAGCAGCGCGACGCGTGGCTGTCGATCCTCCGGGACTGGACCGGTGACGGTGACCCACCTCGGCGAACTCTCGACGTCGGCTGTGGAACGGGCGTCATCTCGCTGTTGCTGGCCGAACTCGGTCACGACGTCACCGGAGTCGACCTCTCGACGGACATGCTCGAGCGCGCTCGAGCGAAAGCCCGCGACCGCGGCCGGTCAGTCGAGTTCCGAAACGGGGACGCGGAATCGATCTCGGATCCCGAAAACGCGTACGATCTGTTGACGGCCCGGCACCTCGTCTGGACGCTGCCGAACCCGTCGGCGGCGCTTCGGGAGTGGCAACGAGTCGTCCGTCCGGGCGGCCGGATCGTCCTGATCGAGGGCCACTGGGACTTCGACGAGGCGTTCGACGGGTATCAGGAGATCCACGACGAGTTGCCGCTGTACGACGGCCGGCCGCCGGGAGAGTTGGTGGACGTACTCGAGAAACACGGGCTCGAGCGGGTCGAGTACGAGCCGCTGATGGAGTCGGTGCTCTGGGGCGAGGAGCCGAACTACGAGCAGTACGTCGTCGCCGGCGACGTTCCAGAGTGAGACGGGGCGGGAGAGACCGAACGGAGACGGTGACGGACCGCCCGCGATACCATCGATCCGATCTGCTAGAGTTTTATGAGTTGACACGTACTCGGCGGGAACACACGATGGGGACCGTCGAATGACGACCGACACGGAATCGAAGTCGAGGGAGACTGCGAGATCGATCCGCGATCCGCGGGTCGTCGGCCGAGGGCTCCTCCTCGTCGGAGCGCCGTTTCTCCTCGCTGTCGTTCTGTGGTTCCATCCGAGCGCGGGCGACGAGCCGTTCGCGGCCCTCTCGCCGGTCGTGGACACGTGGTTTCTCGTCCACGCGCTCCTGTTACCGCTCTTCGGCCTCCTCGGGATCGGCCTCTACGTACTGCTGCGCGAGTACCGCGGGACCGTCGCGACCGTCGGACGGGTCGGCGTCGCGGTGTATCTCGTCTGCTATCTCGCGTTCGAAGCGATCGCCGGCATCGCGACGGCCGTCCTGATTCGAGAATCCGGTGACCTCGCTGCCGACCAGCGAGAGGGCGTCGCAGCGGTCGTCGACGTCGTGCTGACGGAGCCGATCGACGGCGTCGCGGGCCTGCTGGCGGTCGTCGGGACCGTCGGTAACCTCGTCGCTGTGCTCGCGATCGCCGTTTTGCTTCGGCGCTCGGGCGCGCCGCTCGTCCCGGTCGTCCTGCTCGCCGGTTCGCCGATCGGTCTCGTCGCCCACGGTGCCACTCCGGGAGCCACGACCGGTATACTGGCGTTCTGTTTCGGCGTCGCGTGGCTCGAGTTCCGCTGGCGCTTAGCAGACTGACGAAAGAAACGGCGTCGAGTCGTCGGCGGATCACGACGCACGCCGACGAACCGCCGACGCGAATCGTCGGTTTCAGCGCCGCGCCGACGTTATGGTCTTCGATTCGATCGGCTGTCGAACGGCGAGCACGACCAGATCCGAGAACGGCGTGTCTTCCGTTCCGGTTCCGCCGGCGTGCTCGGACAACTCCGCCAGCGTGAATCGGTGGATCGCTTCGTCCTTGTGGGTCAGCTTCTCGAGCACCAGCGCCTCGAGGTCGGGGTCGGCACCCTCCTCAAGCAGGAAGGCGGCGATATCGCCGGGCATCCGGTCGTAGGGCCGCGGGAGCACGAGCAGATGGCGCTCGTCGACCGTCGCGGCGGCCGCGAGGCGTTCCATATCGGACTCGAGGTCGCCGCTCTTGTGCAGCGTGACGAACTCGGTGTCCTCCATCGGGGTGCGGGCGCGGCTGGCGGCCATCTGGAGCGAGGAGATGCCGGGGACGATACGGACCGGGGTATCGGAATCCTCACGCTCGACCGCGCGCTGTACCTTCCCGACGAACTGGTAGCCCGAGTGATTGGGGTCGCCCATCGCCACGGCGGTTCCCGACTCGCCGGCTGCAACGCGTTCGCCGAACGCCTCGAGCGCCTCGGCCTCGTCCTTGTACCCGCAGGTCAGCAGATCGGCGTCTGTCAGGTCCTCGACGAACTCGACGACGGTCGTGAAGCCGACGACGACGTCGGCCTCCTCGATCGCTCGCCGACCGCGAGGAGTCAGATATTCCTGATTCCCGGGACCGACGCCGACGGCGTAGACTGGGTCGTCCGCTCCGACGGTTTCACCGTCCTCCCGCGGGCTGTGCCCGCTCGAGTGGTTCGCGGAACGTTGGTCCGCGCTATCTCCGCCTCGCTGCCCCTCCGGTGCAGCGCCTTCGTCGATATCCGGCTCCGGCGCTGCGGCCGCGAACGTCGCCGGATCCGGCCCCGCCTCGAGGTCGTACTCGTCGCTCATTCGTCCTTGCTTTCGGATTCGACCCTCGCCGCTCGAGCGTCAGCCGTCACCTCGAGTTCGAGGTCGTCGGTCCGCACGTCCTTCGCGACGTGGATCAGTTCGTTCGTCAGCGCCGCGGCCAGCCCGCTGCCGCCGCGTCGGCCGACGTTCGTGATCGCGGGCACGTCGTATTCCTCGCTGACCCCGCGGATGCGCTGACGGCTCTCTTCGGCCTTGACGAAGCCCACGGGCGTCGCGACGATAGCGGCGGGTCGGGTGCCGTTCTCGATGCAGTCGGCCAGCGCGAACGCCGCTGTGGGGGCGTTGCCGATCGTCGCGATTGCGCCGTCGTAGACGCCCTGCTTGTCGAGTTCGAGCACCGACGCCGCAGTGCGGGTCATGCCGGTCTCCTTCGCCAGCTCGGCGCCGTTGCCGATCGCCTTGCGCTTCTCGCAGTTGTGGCCGCGGCCGGTGATCCCGGCCTTGGACATCGTGATGTCCGTGACGATGGTCGCCTCCTCGAGGACGGCTCGAGCGCCGGCGCGGACGGGCGCGTCCTCGTCGTCGCCGAGATCGTCACCGCCGGTGAACTCGATCAGGTGCTGAAACTCGATGTCGCCCATCGAGTGGACCGACTTCTGGCGGACGCGGTCGGCCAGCGTCTCGTCGGGGACGAACTGTCGGACGATATCCATGCTCGTCTCGGCGATATCCATCGCGTTCTGCGTCGTCGCGCCCAGATCGGCGTACTCCTGCTCGAACTCCTGACTGTCGCTCATCGGGTATCACTCTCCGGGCCTCGCGTATCGGTCGTCGGCCAAACACCTTCGCCGGTCGCTGCGATCGTCCGGTCAGTCATCCTGGGCCACCTCGGCGCCCACGGCGTCGTTGGTCGTGCGCGCCTCGAGGTCGCCCTCGACCTCGAGATTCAGATCGCGCAGGCGGTCGACGGTCTCGTCGTCTGCGTCCCACAGGTCGCGCTCGATCGCCTCGAGCAGGGTGTCCGTGATGGACTCGAGCGCCCACGGGTTGACGTCGCGCATCCACTCCTGGCGGTCCGCGTCGAAGGCGAACTTCTCGGCGACCTCTTCCCAGAGCGTATCCGAGACGACGCCGGTGGTAGCGTCCCAGCCCAGCGTCACGTCGACGGTCGTCGAGAGATCGCCGGCGCCCTTGTAGCCGTGCTCCTCCATGGACTCGAGCCAGTCCGGGTTGAGCACGCGCGAGCGCATCGCCTTGCGGACCTTCTCCTCGTTCGTGTAGACGTCGACGTTGTCGGGGTCCGAGGAGTCGCCGACGTAGGAGGCGGGCTCCTCACCCGAGATCTCTGATACCGCCGAAATGAAGCCGCCGTGGAAGGCGTACCAGTCCGAGGAGTCGAACTCGTCCTGTTCCATCGTGTCCTCGATCTTCACGGTGGCGTCGACGGACGAGAGGCGCCGCTCGAAGGCGTCGTGGGCGTCGGAGACCCGACCACGCGATCCCATCGCGTAGCCGCCCCACTGGACGTAGACGCTCGCGAGGTCGGAGCGGTCGTCCCAGTTGCCCTCGTCGACGGCCTTGTTCGTCCCGGCACCATAGCCGCCGGGCCGGGTCGTGAACACGCGGTGTTTCGCGGCCTTGCGGGCGTCGGATTCGTCGAGGTCC
Above is a genomic segment from Haloterrigena salifodinae containing:
- the cbiT gene encoding precorrin-6Y C5,15-methyltransferase (decarboxylating) subunit CbiT, with product MPPIALPHDAKAGPTKSEVRAVVASKLALEADDHFAEVGSCTGAVTIEAAQRAGRVTALERKAERLETTERNLAANEESVSADVELRNAEAPEGLPDDADVLFLGGSRNFEAVLDHAVETEVDRIVMNVSRLEVAGKATEAFRERDILEEVVQFQVSHGYELAGATSFNSDNPVYMLVGSATADSESDDGEKVAADGGEVTR
- a CDS encoding glycosyltransferase → MADPTPVSVILPTTGWNDACEEIAAQLRSGDELLVVCDAATESVAERIDDRPEAVRLVVAGEPEGCSGKANAIAVGMDAAECDRLVWSDDDYHHPPDWLDGLRSDYERYGPTTEVPVFVGQDPLAKLLEPTHVISGTLAVSLGDVPWGGSLVFERDDIDEEAFLTDLRRTVSDDGLLMEYADITSVERTRRVEIGGSVRETLENQVRFTKIVRYHDPVATAGQFVLGSALTAGCVLFPLPALMLLTVAMAGVYAAFGVRRWTFLAAYPVALAAIPLLAYGLVRRTFVWGGRRYRWRGKFDVSVETE
- a CDS encoding cobyrinic acid a,c-diamide synthase; its protein translation is MNGFVLGGVSSGVGKTVATLSIVQALEDTGYAVQPAKAGPDFIDPSHHEAIAGRPSRTLDRWLEGEDGLRRNYRRGEGDICVVEGVMGLYDGDGSSTAMVAEALDLPVVLVVDAKAGMESVAATALGFKEYADAIGRDVEVAGIVAQRAHGGRHEQGIRDALPDDLEYFGRIPPNDDLEIPDRHLGLEMGAEATLPEDALREVAESLEAERLAAVAREPPAPETPSPVHSAAAVDATIAVASDAAFCFRYPATIERFRERADLVAFSPVAGDPVPDCDGVYLPGGYPELHAAELESSDTLDELGRLASEGLPVLGECGGLMAMSRSLTTTDGDRREMAGILPADVTMHDRYQALDHVELEALEGTLTAARGETIRGHEFHYSSADVDADARFAFETVRGDGIDGDHDGLTEYESLGTYVHVHAESGAFDRFLEESSR
- a CDS encoding DUF1802 family protein — encoded protein: MSDARSATETVPALKERAGVVNALLDGTQTVLVRHPTLDPGTIDDEFVLYPAYSHQDPARYQSRYEHYYHRSSAKPDAGVPIRAVADVREEYRVSSDALEALARHYVYTPDGLRDKYDPEDDLRVLLLRVSALVSPRLAEERGSYRGCRAWIDLEDDVDVDTEASLPVLDDVAFAERRAAVRDVLE
- a CDS encoding class I SAM-dependent methyltransferase; this encodes MTTRDDEAVKERVQQYWDDRSESYDGDSHHAIHSDEQRDAWLSILRDWTGDGDPPRRTLDVGCGTGVISLLLAELGHDVTGVDLSTDMLERARAKARDRGRSVEFRNGDAESISDPENAYDLLTARHLVWTLPNPSAALREWQRVVRPGGRIVLIEGHWDFDEAFDGYQEIHDELPLYDGRPPGELVDVLEKHGLERVEYEPLMESVLWGEEPNYEQYVVAGDVPE
- a CDS encoding cobalt-precorrin-7 (C(5))-methyltransferase, with the protein product MSDEYDLEAGPDPATFAAAAPEPDIDEGAAPEGQRGGDSADQRSANHSSGHSPREDGETVGADDPVYAVGVGPGNQEYLTPRGRRAIEEADVVVGFTTVVEFVEDLTDADLLTCGYKDEAEALEAFGERVAAGESGTAVAMGDPNHSGYQFVGKVQRAVEREDSDTPVRIVPGISSLQMAASRARTPMEDTEFVTLHKSGDLESDMERLAAAATVDERHLLVLPRPYDRMPGDIAAFLLEEGADPDLEALVLEKLTHKDEAIHRFTLAELSEHAGGTGTEDTPFSDLVVLAVRQPIESKTITSARR
- a CDS encoding precorrin-8X methylmutase, yielding MSDSQEFEQEYADLGATTQNAMDIAETSMDIVRQFVPDETLADRVRQKSVHSMGDIEFQHLIEFTGGDDLGDDEDAPVRAGARAVLEEATIVTDITMSKAGITGRGHNCEKRKAIGNGAELAKETGMTRTAASVLELDKQGVYDGAIATIGNAPTAAFALADCIENGTRPAAIVATPVGFVKAEESRQRIRGVSEEYDVPAITNVGRRGGSGLAAALTNELIHVAKDVRTDDLELEVTADARAARVESESKDE